A region of Acidithiobacillus ferridurans DNA encodes the following proteins:
- a CDS encoding BolA family protein, which translates to MKAVRPARRGRGSDHITRRLFYVTLHLMNPDTIKSLIQQRLPDALVEVLGEDGTHFEALIVSPAFVGLSLIKRHQMVYDALGDRMREEIHALSLRTLTPEQAQQIRHPAVH; encoded by the coding sequence TTGAAAGCTGTCCGCCCTGCGCGACGTGGCCGGGGAAGTGACCACATCACACGGCGGCTTTTTTACGTTACACTACACCTCATGAACCCCGATACGATCAAATCACTCATTCAGCAGCGGCTTCCCGATGCGCTTGTCGAAGTTCTGGGAGAGGACGGCACGCACTTCGAGGCGCTGATCGTTTCCCCGGCTTTTGTCGGGCTTTCCCTCATCAAACGGCATCAAATGGTTTATGATGCGCTGGGCGACCGTATGCGCGAAGAAATTCACGCCCTCTCGCTGCGCACCCTGACTCCCGAGCAGGCACAACAGATCCGTCACCCGGCAGTCCATTAG
- the grxD gene encoding Grx4 family monothiol glutaredoxin: MATIQELIQEQVQKHPIVLYMKGNPRAPQCGFSARAVQLLQQSGVKELFTVDVLADPQIRDGIKQYSNWPTIPQLYIQGEFVGGSDIMSDLYQQGELQKLVGSAQAASAS; this comes from the coding sequence ATGGCAACGATTCAGGAACTTATTCAGGAACAGGTCCAGAAACACCCGATAGTGCTTTACATGAAGGGCAACCCGCGAGCACCGCAATGCGGTTTCTCGGCCCGTGCCGTGCAACTGCTGCAGCAGTCAGGTGTCAAGGAGCTCTTTACGGTGGACGTGCTGGCCGACCCGCAGATTCGCGACGGCATCAAGCAGTATTCCAACTGGCCGACCATTCCCCAGCTCTACATCCAGGGTGAGTTTGTCGGTGGCTCGGACATCATGTCCGATCTCTATCAGCAGGGTGAATTGCAGAAACTGGTCGGCAGCGCCCAAGCTGCCAGCGCGAGCTGA
- the murA gene encoding UDP-N-acetylglucosamine 1-carboxyvinyltransferase — protein MDKLLLRGNGPLRGELRISGAKNAALPCLAATLLAREPVRLCNIPHLRDITTTLELLSTLGARVLVDSQLGIEVDPRPVHSVVAPYELVKTMRASILVLGPLLARHGSAEVSLPGGCAIGSRPVGVHLSGLQALGAEITVEDGFVKAQAVRLRGARIVMEMVSVTGTENLLMAATLAEGHTILENAAREPEIVDLARCLSAMGARISGAGTSVIEIEGVAELHGAEHSIVPDRIETGTYLVAAAMTGGDVCLKRTDAGLLESVLLKLKEAGAEVTTGADTIRIRMKRRPQAVDVRTAPFPAFPTDMQAQFMAMNCIAEGSSVVTETIFENRFMHVSELQRLGADINADGKTAVVRGVQRLRGAPVMATDLRASASLVLAGLVAEGETLIDRIYHLDRGYEVIEEKLSALGADIRRISSTRSVA, from the coding sequence ATGGATAAGCTGCTGCTGCGTGGCAATGGTCCCCTGCGTGGTGAGTTGCGGATTTCCGGGGCCAAAAACGCGGCCTTGCCCTGCCTCGCTGCCACCCTGCTGGCGCGCGAGCCGGTGCGGTTGTGCAATATTCCGCATCTGCGGGACATCACCACGACCCTGGAGTTGTTGAGCACGCTCGGTGCGAGGGTGCTGGTGGACAGCCAGCTCGGGATTGAAGTCGATCCACGCCCGGTACATTCGGTCGTCGCGCCTTACGAACTGGTGAAGACCATGCGGGCCTCGATACTGGTGCTTGGGCCATTGCTGGCCCGCCACGGATCGGCAGAAGTGAGCCTGCCCGGTGGCTGCGCCATCGGCAGCCGCCCGGTGGGTGTCCATCTCAGCGGCCTGCAGGCGTTGGGTGCCGAAATCACCGTAGAGGATGGTTTCGTTAAAGCGCAGGCAGTACGCCTGCGCGGCGCCCGCATCGTTATGGAGATGGTCTCCGTCACCGGTACGGAAAACCTGCTCATGGCGGCCACCCTCGCCGAGGGACACACCATCCTGGAAAATGCCGCCCGCGAACCGGAAATCGTCGATCTCGCCCGTTGTCTGTCAGCCATGGGCGCGCGCATTTCCGGGGCGGGAACGTCGGTCATCGAGATCGAGGGAGTGGCAGAGCTGCATGGCGCGGAACACAGCATTGTGCCCGACCGCATCGAGACCGGTACGTACCTGGTGGCTGCGGCCATGACTGGCGGCGACGTCTGCCTCAAGCGCACCGACGCGGGCCTGCTGGAGAGCGTCCTCCTCAAACTGAAGGAAGCGGGGGCCGAAGTCACGACCGGGGCAGACACGATCCGCATCCGCATGAAACGACGGCCACAGGCAGTGGATGTCCGCACCGCGCCCTTTCCGGCCTTCCCCACGGACATGCAGGCGCAGTTCATGGCGATGAACTGCATTGCCGAAGGGAGCAGCGTCGTCACCGAAACCATCTTCGAGAATCGCTTCATGCACGTCTCCGAGTTGCAGCGGCTGGGCGCCGACATCAATGCCGATGGCAAAACCGCCGTAGTGCGGGGAGTACAGCGTTTGCGCGGCGCCCCCGTAATGGCAACCGATTTGCGGGCATCGGCGTCGCTGGTCCTGGCCGGGCTGGTGGCGGAGGGCGAAACCCTCATCGACCGCATCTATCATCTGGATCGTGGCTACGAGGTCATCGAAGAGAAGCTCAGCGCCCTCGGCGCAGATATCCGCCGGATCAGCAGCACCAGGAGTGTCGCATGA
- the hisG gene encoding ATP phosphoribosyltransferase translates to MSTGITIALSKGRILQEAIPLFAGAGIHLAEDPEESRKLIIPSTDPAVRFLVIRASDVPTYVTWGAADVGIAGKDVLLEQEGLDLYEPLDLRIGICHMAVAEPAAIAANDAPQSWERVRIATKYPHITRHYFHSRGVQTEIIKLYGSMELAPLVGLADRIVDLVSSGRTLKENGLVEVEEIMPISSRLVVNRAAMKLKRRAIETLIRQLEAQVTP, encoded by the coding sequence ATGAGTACAGGCATTACCATCGCACTGTCCAAGGGACGGATTCTGCAGGAAGCCATTCCCCTCTTTGCGGGCGCCGGCATCCATCTGGCGGAAGATCCTGAAGAATCCCGCAAGCTGATCATCCCCAGCACCGATCCCGCCGTGCGCTTTCTGGTGATCCGCGCCAGCGATGTGCCCACCTACGTGACCTGGGGCGCTGCCGACGTGGGTATCGCCGGTAAGGATGTGCTGCTGGAGCAGGAGGGCCTGGACCTTTACGAACCCCTGGACCTGCGCATAGGAATCTGCCACATGGCGGTGGCCGAACCAGCCGCAATAGCCGCCAATGACGCGCCGCAAAGCTGGGAGCGGGTGCGCATCGCCACCAAATATCCGCACATCACCCGCCATTATTTCCACAGTCGCGGCGTGCAGACGGAAATCATCAAGCTGTACGGCAGCATGGAACTGGCCCCTCTGGTCGGATTGGCGGATCGTATCGTAGACCTGGTATCCAGCGGCCGGACGCTCAAGGAAAACGGGCTGGTGGAAGTGGAAGAAATCATGCCTATTTCCAGCCGTCTGGTGGTCAATCGCGCCGCCATGAAACTCAAACGCCGCGCTATCGAAACCCTCATCCGCCAACTGGAGGCGCAAGTCACGCCATGA
- the hisD gene encoding histidinol dehydrogenase, whose translation MNRLDTSDPDFAQQFHALHDWDANLDPQIEVRVRDIVAAVRDRGDAALREYTERFDGVTTASAADLEIPRSAWDAALHGLEPTQRAALEEAAQRIRSYHEHQRSEGWTFTEADGTVLGQRILPLARVGIYVPGGKAAYPSSVLMNAIPAHVAGVKEIIMTVPTPQGQVNPWVLAAAAIAGVDRVFCIGGAQAVAALAYGTESVPAVDKIVGPGNIYVATAKRMVFGRVGIDMIAGPSEILVISDGSAPAEWLAWDLLSQAEHDEIAQSIFISWDNAHIESVVNAVDAAFDRLDRAPIARKSWADRGAVIRVRDRAEACAIADRIAPEHLELAVQNPEDWLADIHNAGAIFMGIHSCEALGDYVAGPNHVLPTGGSARFSSPLGVYDFVKRSSLIHSSPAGAARLGQIAERLALGEGLTAHARSAACRIPKAGS comes from the coding sequence ATGAACCGTCTGGATACCAGCGACCCTGATTTTGCCCAACAGTTTCACGCGCTGCATGATTGGGATGCCAATCTCGATCCGCAGATCGAGGTGCGGGTACGAGATATCGTCGCCGCCGTCCGCGATCGGGGCGATGCGGCGCTGCGCGAGTACACCGAGCGCTTTGATGGGGTGACGACAGCTTCCGCCGCTGATCTGGAAATCCCCCGCAGCGCCTGGGATGCGGCGCTCCACGGTCTGGAGCCCACCCAGCGGGCCGCTCTGGAAGAGGCGGCGCAACGTATCCGCAGTTACCACGAGCACCAGCGCAGTGAAGGCTGGACCTTTACCGAGGCCGACGGCACGGTGCTCGGACAGCGCATCCTGCCTCTGGCCCGGGTGGGGATTTACGTACCCGGCGGCAAGGCGGCTTATCCCAGCTCCGTGCTGATGAATGCCATTCCCGCACACGTGGCGGGCGTGAAGGAAATCATCATGACCGTACCCACCCCGCAGGGGCAGGTGAATCCCTGGGTGCTGGCCGCAGCCGCCATTGCCGGGGTGGACCGGGTGTTCTGTATCGGCGGCGCGCAGGCAGTGGCGGCGCTGGCCTACGGTACGGAGAGCGTCCCCGCGGTAGACAAGATCGTCGGCCCCGGCAATATCTATGTGGCTACCGCCAAGCGCATGGTCTTTGGCCGGGTAGGCATCGATATGATTGCCGGACCCAGCGAAATTCTCGTGATCAGCGATGGCTCGGCACCGGCGGAATGGTTGGCCTGGGACCTGCTCTCACAGGCGGAGCATGATGAGATTGCCCAGAGTATTTTCATCAGTTGGGACAACGCCCACATCGAGTCGGTGGTGAACGCGGTGGATGCCGCCTTCGATAGGCTCGACCGCGCACCCATCGCCCGCAAGAGCTGGGCAGATCGAGGGGCGGTGATTCGTGTGCGGGACCGTGCCGAGGCCTGCGCCATTGCCGACCGTATCGCGCCGGAACATCTGGAACTAGCCGTGCAGAATCCCGAAGACTGGCTGGCGGACATTCACAATGCCGGGGCCATCTTCATGGGCATCCACAGTTGTGAGGCCCTCGGCGACTATGTGGCCGGCCCCAACCATGTGCTGCCCACGGGCGGCAGCGCACGCTTTTCCTCGCCCCTCGGCGTCTATGATTTCGTCAAGCGGAGCAGCCTCATTCACAGCAGCCCCGCCGGCGCCGCGCGACTGGGGCAGATCGCCGAACGTCTCGCCCTGGGCGAAGGCCTGACCGCCCATGCCCGTTCAGCAGCCTGCCGCATCCCCAAGGCCGGATCATGA
- the hisC gene encoding histidinol-phosphate transaminase — protein sequence MSDGATTALMQGLLRPELLASKAYAVADGEGLIKLDAMENPYGLPAALREQWLESLADAPLNRYPDAHPTLLMEGLKAHIGLPAGIELMLGNGSDELIQILVTAVAGSRRPIMAVDPSFVMYRLLAQQLGLPFVGIPLDADFQLDLPAMLAAIAAQQPAVIFLDWPNNPSGSLFPETDLEAIVAAAPGLVVVDEAYHAFSQRTFADHLGRTPNLLLLRTMSKEGLAGMRLGMLAGPAAWIQELDKLRLPYNINVLTQRSASFYLRHTEVLNAQAEILRVERERLFQAISACGLSVWPSAANFLLFHAPGQAAVLFSGLRAGGVLIKAFTGHPRLGEYLRVSVGTPAENDRFLAVLESLL from the coding sequence ATGAGCGACGGCGCTACGACCGCCCTGATGCAGGGCCTGCTGCGCCCGGAGTTGCTGGCCAGCAAGGCCTATGCGGTGGCAGACGGTGAGGGGCTCATCAAGCTGGATGCCATGGAGAACCCCTATGGCTTACCGGCGGCCTTGCGTGAGCAATGGCTGGAGAGTCTGGCCGACGCACCCCTCAATCGCTATCCCGACGCACACCCGACCCTCCTCATGGAGGGGCTCAAGGCCCACATCGGCCTGCCTGCCGGAATAGAACTCATGCTCGGTAACGGCTCCGATGAGCTGATCCAGATTCTGGTGACCGCGGTAGCGGGCAGCCGGCGCCCCATCATGGCGGTAGACCCCAGTTTCGTCATGTACCGGTTGTTGGCGCAGCAGCTTGGTCTGCCTTTTGTGGGCATTCCCCTGGATGCGGACTTCCAGCTCGACCTTCCGGCCATGCTGGCGGCCATCGCCGCGCAACAACCCGCCGTCATTTTTCTCGACTGGCCCAACAATCCCAGTGGCAGCCTTTTCCCCGAGACCGATCTGGAAGCCATTGTCGCTGCAGCGCCGGGCCTGGTGGTGGTGGATGAGGCCTATCACGCCTTCAGTCAGAGGACCTTTGCCGACCACCTGGGACGCACTCCCAACCTCCTCTTGCTGCGCACCATGTCCAAGGAAGGTCTGGCGGGGATGCGGCTGGGGATGCTGGCGGGGCCCGCCGCGTGGATTCAGGAACTGGACAAGCTGCGTCTGCCTTACAATATCAATGTACTCACCCAGCGCAGCGCGTCCTTCTACCTGCGTCACACCGAAGTGCTGAATGCCCAGGCCGAAATTCTGCGTGTCGAGAGGGAGCGGCTCTTCCAGGCCATCAGTGCCTGCGGTCTTTCGGTCTGGCCCAGCGCCGCCAATTTCCTGCTCTTTCATGCCCCGGGGCAGGCAGCGGTGCTGTTCTCAGGCCTGCGCGCGGGTGGAGTGCTCATTAAAGCCTTTACAGGCCACCCCCGCCTCGGCGAATATCTACGGGTCAGTGTCGGCACACCCGCTGAAAATGACCGCTTTCTGGCCGTACTGGAGTCCTTACTGTGA
- the hisB gene encoding imidazoleglycerol-phosphate dehydratase HisB, which yields MNPRQAEVERNTLETQIRVTLNLDGSGQADLHTGLPFLDHMIHQIVRHGLFDMHIQAQGDLDIDAHHTVEDIGITLGQAFARAVGDKAGIQRYGHAYAPLDEALSRVVVDLSGRPGLIFAVAFPRAQVGDFDVDLFHEFFQGFVNHAQVTLHLDTLRGSNTHHIAETLFKACGRALRMAVAPDPRMAGAVPSTKGTLTL from the coding sequence GTGAATCCGCGCCAAGCCGAGGTAGAAAGAAACACCCTCGAAACCCAGATCCGTGTCACCCTGAATCTCGATGGTTCCGGGCAGGCCGACCTGCACACCGGATTACCCTTTCTTGACCACATGATCCACCAGATCGTCCGTCATGGTCTTTTCGACATGCACATTCAGGCTCAGGGCGATCTCGATATCGACGCTCACCACACGGTGGAAGATATCGGCATCACCCTCGGTCAGGCCTTTGCCCGCGCCGTGGGGGACAAGGCCGGCATCCAGCGCTATGGCCATGCCTACGCGCCCCTTGACGAGGCGTTGTCGCGGGTGGTGGTAGACCTTTCCGGTCGTCCCGGACTGATCTTCGCAGTCGCATTCCCTCGCGCCCAGGTCGGGGACTTTGATGTGGATCTCTTTCATGAGTTTTTCCAGGGCTTCGTCAACCATGCTCAGGTAACCCTGCATCTGGATACCCTGCGCGGCAGCAATACCCACCACATCGCCGAGACCCTCTTCAAGGCCTGTGGACGTGCCCTGCGCATGGCGGTCGCCCCTGACCCGCGCATGGCGGGCGCCGTGCCCAGCACCAAAGGCACCCTGACCCTATGA
- the hisH gene encoding imidazole glycerol phosphate synthase subunit HisH, whose translation MSAVATRVGIVDYGMGNLYSVAKAVEHLGGKAIVSGRSSELAATDRIIFPGVGAFGDCMAALEARELSDFIRSAARTRPFLGICLGMQMLMDSSTEHGEHAGLGLLPGRVIAFPEEALRTADGRRLKIPHMGWNELQQQMEHPLFAGVPQNAWFYFVHSFYVEPSAPGILAASSDYVLPFCAAVAADNLFALQCHPEKSGMAGLRLIGNFLDWDGDRGADHAV comes from the coding sequence ATGAGTGCAGTGGCGACACGCGTCGGTATCGTCGACTACGGCATGGGCAACCTCTACTCGGTGGCCAAGGCCGTAGAGCATCTGGGGGGCAAGGCGATCGTCAGCGGCCGGAGCAGCGAACTGGCCGCCACGGACCGTATCATCTTCCCGGGCGTCGGCGCCTTCGGTGACTGCATGGCGGCGCTGGAGGCGCGGGAGCTCAGCGACTTCATCCGCAGCGCGGCGCGGACCCGGCCATTTCTCGGCATCTGCCTCGGGATGCAGATGCTCATGGACAGCAGTACGGAGCATGGCGAGCATGCCGGACTCGGTCTGCTACCGGGGCGGGTGATTGCTTTCCCGGAAGAGGCTCTGCGAACGGCCGACGGCCGACGCCTGAAGATCCCACACATGGGCTGGAATGAACTGCAGCAACAGATGGAACACCCGCTGTTTGCCGGCGTTCCCCAGAACGCCTGGTTTTATTTCGTCCACTCCTTCTATGTGGAGCCCTCTGCCCCCGGCATACTTGCGGCCTCCAGCGATTATGTCCTTCCTTTCTGTGCGGCGGTCGCTGCGGATAACCTTTTCGCCCTGCAATGCCATCCAGAAAAGAGTGGCATGGCGGGTCTGCGCCTGATCGGGAATTTTCTCGACTGGGATGGCGATCGCGGAGCCGACCATGCCGTTTAA
- the hisA gene encoding 1-(5-phosphoribosyl)-5-[(5-phosphoribosylamino)methylideneamino]imidazole-4-carboxamide isomerase, producing the protein MLLIPAIDLKGGNCVRLRQGRMEDDTVFSDDPVATAQRWVEAGAKRLHIVDLDGAVQGEPVNAHAIAAICAGFPDLEIQVGGGIRSEEQIETYIQAGVRYVIIGTQAVKAPGFVADAAVSFPGHIMVGIDARDGKVATEGWSKLSRHDPIDLAQRFAADGIEAIIYTDISRDGMLSGPNISATVALAQAVPVPVIASGGIANLEQVLALKAHEGDGIIGAITGRAIYEGALDFSQARAQAEA; encoded by the coding sequence ATGCTGTTGATTCCGGCCATCGATCTCAAGGGCGGGAACTGTGTGCGTTTACGGCAAGGCCGGATGGAGGACGACACGGTATTCTCGGATGATCCGGTCGCCACGGCGCAGCGCTGGGTAGAGGCGGGCGCCAAACGGCTGCACATCGTCGATCTCGACGGCGCTGTCCAAGGAGAACCGGTCAATGCGCACGCCATAGCCGCCATCTGTGCGGGTTTCCCTGACCTTGAAATTCAGGTCGGCGGCGGTATCCGCAGCGAAGAACAGATTGAAACCTATATCCAGGCTGGGGTTCGCTACGTGATCATCGGCACCCAGGCAGTCAAGGCCCCCGGTTTCGTCGCCGATGCCGCCGTAAGTTTTCCTGGCCATATCATGGTGGGTATCGACGCCCGTGACGGCAAAGTGGCTACCGAAGGCTGGTCCAAGCTATCCCGTCACGACCCCATTGATCTCGCACAACGCTTCGCCGCCGACGGCATAGAAGCCATCATCTACACCGACATCAGCCGCGACGGCATGCTCAGCGGCCCCAATATTTCTGCGACGGTTGCGCTGGCTCAGGCGGTGCCCGTGCCGGTCATCGCCTCGGGCGGTATTGCCAATCTGGAACAGGTGCTGGCGCTCAAGGCCCATGAGGGTGACGGTATCATCGGCGCCATTACCGGGCGCGCCATTTATGAAGGGGCCCTGGACTTTTCACAGGCCCGCGCCCAGGCCGAGGCCTGA
- the hisF gene encoding imidazole glycerol phosphate synthase subunit HisF, producing the protein MKGPWTFHRPAPRPRPEQVLASRVIPCLDIDQGRVVKGVQFVALRDAGDPVEVAKRYNDEGADEITFLDISASYEERGTLADVVSAVAAQVFIPLTVGGGVRCVEDIRTLLLAGADKVSINSAAVNDPELVRAAARRFGNSCIVVAIDAKQVDDHWEVFTHGGRRSTGLDAVTWAQRMATYGAGEILLTSMDRDGTGIGFDLALTRAISDAVPVPVIASGGVGEIRHFVEGIQQGRADAVLAASVFHFGQFRISEVKAQMAAAGIPVRTTR; encoded by the coding sequence ATGAAGGGGCCCTGGACTTTTCACAGGCCCGCGCCCAGGCCGAGGCCTGAGCAGGTGCTCGCCAGTCGCGTCATACCCTGCCTCGATATCGACCAGGGGCGCGTGGTGAAAGGCGTTCAGTTTGTTGCCCTGCGCGATGCCGGCGATCCGGTGGAAGTCGCCAAACGCTACAACGATGAGGGCGCCGACGAAATCACCTTTCTGGACATCTCCGCCAGTTATGAAGAGCGCGGCACCTTGGCCGATGTAGTGTCTGCCGTGGCGGCGCAGGTCTTTATCCCACTGACCGTAGGTGGTGGCGTGCGTTGCGTCGAAGATATCCGCACCCTGCTCCTCGCCGGGGCCGACAAGGTCAGCATCAACAGCGCCGCCGTGAATGATCCGGAACTGGTACGCGCCGCCGCCCGGCGTTTCGGCAACTCCTGCATCGTCGTCGCCATCGACGCCAAGCAGGTAGACGACCACTGGGAGGTCTTCACCCACGGCGGCCGGCGCAGTACCGGTCTGGACGCGGTGACCTGGGCGCAGCGCATGGCAACATATGGTGCCGGCGAAATCCTGCTGACCAGCATGGACCGCGACGGAACGGGCATCGGTTTCGACCTCGCCCTCACCCGCGCCATCAGCGACGCCGTGCCAGTACCCGTGATCGCCTCCGGTGGCGTGGGAGAGATCCGGCACTTTGTCGAAGGTATCCAGCAGGGGCGTGCGGATGCGGTATTGGCCGCCAGCGTCTTCCACTTCGGCCAGTTTCGCATCTCCGAGGTCAAGGCACAGATGGCTGCCGCGGGGATTCCGGTGCGCACCACCCGCTAA